A genomic stretch from Rhineura floridana isolate rRhiFlo1 chromosome 18, rRhiFlo1.hap2, whole genome shotgun sequence includes:
- the LRG1 gene encoding leucine-rich alpha-2-glycoprotein — MDSSVPAIFIACILMSLYCCPLQALLCPPLPTSMNITEFSCNSPSLNNFPVGFPRQTRLISVEFTNISTIGVDALVGLPNLQELHLSNNRLKTLPTGLFRNLPKLHALDLTDNLLEDLPPGIFENSSALKQLVLKGNQLVTLHPSWFQTLEQLEFLDLSNNQLKDVPPYCFNKLGNLTTLDLSFNFLCKLSPQILEGMPRLEKLILEGNQLRSVTEETFHGVPRLGFVFLQNNSFTDLPAGIFKPLGLLELLDISKNKLTSWNPQFSGQGTKLSLDLSGNPWVCDCRMRALLNWVKLHSVLLYSTRDVICAYPKSLEGQAVMTLGEADFGSC; from the coding sequence ATGGATTCCTCTGTCCCGGCGATTTTTATTGCTTGCATTCTGATGTCCCTTTACTGCTGTCCCCTGCAGGCTCTCCTgtgccctcccctgcccacctCGATGAACATCACCGAGTTCTCTTGCAACTCCCCATCCCTTAACAATTTCCCAGTCGGCTTCCCTCGACAGACCAGGCTGATCTCTGTCGAGTTCACAAACATCTCCACCATCGGTGTGGATGCCCTTGTGGGTCTTCCCAACCTTCAGGAGCTTCACCTGTCCAATAACAGACTGAAGACCCTTCCCACTGGCCTCTTCCGTAACCTCCCAAAGTTGCATGCACTGGATCTGACGGATAATCTGCTAGAAGATCTGCCTCCGGGGATCTTTGAGAATTCCAGCGCTTTGAAGCAACTGGTTCTCAAGGGGAACCAACTGGTCACCTTGCACCCATCATGGTTCCAAACCTTAGAACAGCTCGAGTTCCTCGACCTCTCCAACAACCAGCTGAAGGACGTGCCCCCTTACTGCTTCAACAAACTTGGGAATTTGACAACTCTGGACTTGTCGTTCAACTTCCTCTGCAAGCTCTCTCCGCAGATCCTTGAGGGGATGCCCCGTCTTGAGAAGTTAATCTTAGAAGGCAACCAACTCCGCTCTGTCACAGAGGAGACCTTCCATGGAGTTCCACGGCTGGGGTTTGTGTTCCTCCAAAACAACAGCTTTACCGATCTGCCAGCTGGGATCTTCAAGCCTTTGGGCCTTCTGGAACTGTTGGACATCTCCAAAAACAAGCTCACCTCGTGGAATCCACAGTTTTCAGGCCAGGGTACAAAGCTCAGTCTTGATCTCTCTGGCAATCCATGGGTGTGTGATTGTCGCATGCGCGCCCTCTTGAATTGGGTGAAGCTTCACTCTGTCTTACTCTATTCCACCCGAGACGTGATCTGTGCTTATCCCAAGAGCCTGGAAGGTCAAGCGGTGATGACTCTAGGCGAGGCTGACTTTGGTTCCTGCTGA